The sequence below is a genomic window from Streptomyces sp. V1I1.
GAGCCCGCGCATCCGGCGGGCATGGGGCCGCTTCATGCGCCGGGGCCGCACGCCCTTTCCGACGGCCTTAGGCCGCCAGATGGTGCGAAGTGACGGTCTGCCAGGGCGAGTTGACGGCGTGGAAGGGTGCCGCACCCGGGCCCGCCGGAGGTGAGTTTGGATGTCCGCGATGGTCGGCAGTGTGACCCGGGACCGGTACGACGAGCTGGTCAAGCTGGGGCGGGACTGGGTGGCCACGATGAGCAGCGTCCAGTGGCGTCTCGGGGACGCGGCCGTGGAGATCGAGCCGATGCGCTCGTAGGGGGTGCGAATCCGTCCGGGAAGGACGACCTGTTCACCGTCAGCGAGGCCATCCGGATGTTCGCCGAGGACGTGGGACTGGCCTATACGACGGTCCGCAGCTACCGGTGGGTGTCCTCGCGCTGGCCGAAGGAACGCCGGCGGGCGGACGTCTCGCACACCATCCACAAAGTCCTGGCCAGCATCCCCGATGAGCAAGAGCGTTTCGAGGCGGTCAACCACCCCCCGCCCAACCCCCGCGGAGGGCCTGCGAGGTGGACGCACGACAGCGCGAAGCGGGTGGTGGGCTGGAAGGTCGATTCCCCGGAGAGCGTCCAGGAGAAGGTGGAGGCGATTCACGACCTGGCCGCCGACGACGCGGTCGCCTCGGTGGTGACCACCGACTTCCTGCGCCGCCCGGCGGTCGCCTCGAAGGCCATGGCCGACGACACCGCCCGGCACGCCGTTAACGAAGCCCAGTTCGACCGGTTCCGCCAGCAGGCCCAGTTCGTGCACCAGGAGGCCGCCCCGCAGCTGCAGCGAACGGAGCACAGCGCGCAGTTCATGGACCTGGTCGCGGCCTGCGCGCAGTTCGTCGCGACGGCGGGACGGATCGTGCCGAACCTGCGCGGCGAGCACTACGACGACGGCGAGCGGGAGACGATCGGGCGGGGACTTTCGCGGGTACGCGCCGCGGCCGACTGGATCGAGAACGCTGTGACCCGCGGCGAGGTCGACCTGGACGAGCAGCTGGAGAAGCTGCTGAAGGGTTCGGGTGAGTAGGCGATGGGGCGGGGGGTCCCCGCTCACGTCCACGCCGAAGCGATCCTGAGCGCCTTGCTGGAAGCCCGTCCCGCCGGCCTGGCCATCGTCCAGCTGATGTCCGCCACCGAACGCACTCGCGCGCAGGTCCACACCGGACTCGCGCATCTCCGGAAGGTCTCGGCCGCGAAGGGCCTGCCGCCCGTGACCTGGGACAAACGATGGGGATACCGCATGCTGGACGACGCGCCGGAGGTGTGGATCGGCTACGAACGGGCGTTCTTCGAGACCGTCCGCCTCCGGGTGGAGAACTTCATCGCGGGAACCCTCCTCCCGCACCAGAAGAAGACCCCGAACGACCCCTACATCCGCACGGTCATGGCGCAGATGGGTGCGATCGAGTCCACCCTTCAGCTGCTGGCCAACCTGGAGTGAACCGAAGCGCGAGAGGTAACCGGCCGCGACCGTCCCGCAGTTGGCCTCATTCTCCGGTCGCGGCCAGGCACCGTCATGCTGCTGCCCCGCTACCGCTACCCCTCCGACACCAGCGACGTCGAATGGGCTCTGCTCAAGGCACTCCTCCCGACTCCCGCCTGCCAGAAACCCAAGGGCGGCGCCCCGGAGAAATGGCCCCGGCGCCGCGTGGTCGACGCCATCAGGTACATCACCGACAACGGGGCGAAGTGGAGGGCGCTGCCCGCCGACTTCGGCATCCCGTGGCGCACCGTGTTCGGATACTTCGCCCGCTGGGCGAAGGCCGGCGCACTCAAGCGGATCCTCGACCAGCTCCGCCGCCGGCTGCGGCTGCGCCGTCGGCGCTGTGCCTGGCCGGTCCGGGTGATCGTGGACTCCCAGTCCGTCAAAGGTGCGGAGACCGTGTCGAACGCGACGCGCGGATACGATGCGAACAAGCATATAAATGGGCGGAAGCGGCATCTCCTCGTTGACCAGGACGGCCTGCTCGTCGACCTGCTCGTCACCCCCGCCGACGTCCAGGACCGCGACGCGGCCCGCATCCTGCTCACCCGCCTCCACGCCGAACACCCCGAAATCGTCCTGGTCTGGGCAGACAACGGCTACGGCGGAGAGGAGTTGGGCGACTTCACCGGGCCGTCGGCACACAGCACCGCGTCGGTGAGCTCAAACAGTTCATCGCGCCGAGCGGTCAGACACGCATAGAACTTGCCCCTGAAGCGTGACGCTTGCGCGAACGCCTCCCGCCGGGGCCCGGATAAGAGCAGACTCATGTCCACGGCCTTCGTGCTGATCAGATGCCTTACTCAACACGGCACACGATCGCGCGAAGGCCGCTCACATAGCCGGTGAACTGCGAAAACCTGCCTCAAGTTCGAAGCCCGTTCGAGGCTCGAAGATAAAGAACAAGCTCAGCCGCGCTGGCGGACGTGGATGTCGAGTCCGCTCGTCCCCGCCGCCTCACCCCCGGCAGCAGCCGCATGTCGCGGTCGTAGTCGCCGCCGACGAGCGACCGGAACGGGACCGGCTCGTCCGTGAAGAGCCCGTCGAGCCGCCCCCGTACTCCCGCTTCGCCGCCGCGAATCGCTCCTTTGGCAGGTCGACTGTGCCGTACACCGCGAACAGCTCGAGCGGTGTCATGCTGGTGAACCAGAACAGGCCGTGCTGCACCGGGTGGAGGACGGCCGCCAGCCGCCCATGGATGCCCCGGTCGGAGAACGCCGACTCCCGGGCGCCGATCGTGACCGACACCAGCGCACGCCGACCCGCCAGGGCGCCCTCGCTGTAGGGCGGGGGGACTGCCGGGCCGTGAGCGAACCCGTTGGTGAACACCCGGTCGATCCAGCCCTTGAGTATCGCGGGCACGGAGAACCACCACATCGGGAACTGCAGGATCACCCTGAAGCGTCTGACCAGTACAGCGTCAGTGGCGCAGTCACCGCTCTCGGCGCATTGAATGTTGCCGAGGTCGGCTCAGCCAGGACGCCATCGCGGCGGTGGTGCGTGACTACATCGCCCGTGGCCATCGCACAGAAGCACGCACCGAGCTGAAGGACCAGAGCCTGCACCAGGTCGAGGTGAAACCGCAGGAGACTCAAGGCTGATCGCGCCTGATGGCGTGGCGTCGCTCGCTCAAACTCTGTTGTCACGCACTCACTGTTCGCTGGCACAGGACAGAAGCGGCTCGGGCGCACCGACCTGGAAGAAGCCCTTCGGGCACTGTTCGGTGGTACGCGCGGACGGCCCCCAGGCGTTGGCCGGGCTGGTCTTCGCCGAGACGCTCTTCTCGCCGACCGCGAAGTAGGTTCCGGCAGCACTGCTGGGGTACAGCCTCGCGAGGACGGCCGAACCGGGATCTACAGGAGCCGCGATCATGGATGCCCAGTGGTACGGGTCACTGAATGTCAGCGGAGGGCCAGGAGAGTGATGAGTGGAACACCGCGCTTCAGCGAGGCAGGCTGTACCCATGCGGTCGCTCCTCCGCCCAGCTCCTCGACCAGGAGTGGGCGGTCATAGCAGGGTCCTCTTCACACTTGCGCAGTGCCTGCCGTTCGCCATCGCACTGCTCGTGGTGGGTATCGAGCTGTCGCCGGCGCACTTTCTGTATACCGGCCCCCTGCTCACCGCGACGCCCGCGCTGGCCGCGGTGACGATGGGACCCAAAGGCACCATCTGGGCAGCGGCTTTCGCTCTGGCCGTGAGCGTGACCACCGCGACCTACAACCAGGCGTGGGGCAATCAGCAGGTCTACACCAACTTCCTGGCCATCCTCCTGGTATCCGCGGCCAGCGTCACGACGAGTAGTGCCATACGTACTCGCAGGCAGGGCGAGCTCGACCAGGTCCGCCGGATCGCCGTGGCAGCACAGGAGGTCCTGCTACGGCCTGTGGCCGCCCGGCTGGGCCCGATGCGGGCGGCGAGCATGTACCTCGCAGCTGAGACTGGGGCGCAGATCGGCGGTGACCTGTACGAGGCTGTGCAGACCCGGTACGGCGTCCGGATGATCATGGGGGACGTCCGGGGCAAGGGGCTGCCTGCTGTGCGCTCGGCCGCAGCCGTGCTGGGCGCCTTCCGGGAGGCCGTGCACTATGAGGATGATCTGGCGGAGGTGATGAACCACTGCGCGGCTGCCTTCCGACGGGAGTGCGCCGTGCCGGGGGCGGTCGATCAGCAGGCGGAATGTTTCGTCACCGCGGTTGTGGCTCAGGTGCCGGACGGATCCGTGGTCCAGCTGGTCAACCGCGGCCATCCGCCTCCACTCGTGCTGCGCCAGGGCAAGGTGCAGGCCCTGATACCCACCTCACCACTGCCGCCCCTCGGACTGGAAGACTTCATCACCGGCCCTCCCGCCAAGCCGGAGAGCTATCCGTTCGTACCCGGCGACCGGCTGTTGCTGCACACCGACGGCGTCATCGAAGCCCGCAACCGCGACAACGACTTCTTCGCCCTGCCTGAGGCCATGGAAGCGGTGTACGCCCGCAACCCGCTGGAGTTCCTGGAGCAACTGCACCAGGGATTGATCCGCCACACCGAGGGGTGGCTGGCGGACGATGTGGCGATGATCCTCCTTGACCGACTCGACGAAGAAGTCGGCGAACAAGTCGGCGCAGATGCCGCCTCATCGAGTGACAGACGGGATTGACCACTCCCGCAACTCGGTGGTGGGCTGTGGTGCTCTTTCCGGGCCGTTGGGGCCGAGGAACCCGGTGACGTGGCCGGGGTGGACAGTGAAGGTTCTCGTGTGACTGGTCGCCCGGTTGGCGACTGACTACGACAGTTGACTCTCAGAGCACGATGCGGTTCATAGTTTCCTGAATTCAGGATCTTCTGTACTGTCGGAGTATGCTGACTCTCGCCTCCGACATCGAGGTGCTGGCCCGATTCGGCCGCGCGCTCGCTGACCCGATCCGCTGCCGGCTGCTGCTCGCCCTGGGTGAGGCCCCGGCCCATCCCTCCGACCTTGCCGATGCCCTGGGGATCTCCCGAACCAGGCTGTCGAACCACCTGGCCTGTCTGCGGGACTGCGGCCTCGTCGTCGCTGTCCCAGTCGGGCGCCGTACCCGCTATGAGCTGGCCGACCAACGGCTGGGACACGCGCTGGACGACCTGCGCACCGCCATTGTCGCCGTCGAGGCGGACCGCACCTGCACAGACGCGGATGACAAGGACTGCTGCTGATGACCGCCGAGATATCCATAGGCGGGGCCCCGGCCCGGCGCGACGTGCTGGCCCGCCGGGTACGGCTGCTGGTTGCCGCGACCATCACCTACAACGTCATTGAGGCGATCGTCGCGATCACGGCAGGCACGATCGCTTCCTCCACCGCGCTGATCGGCTTCGGTCTGGATTCGGTCATCGAGGTCTCATCCGCTGCGGCGGTCGCCTGGCAGTTCTCCGCCCGTGACCACGCCGTACGCGAGGCAAGGGAGAAGACCACGCTGCGGATCATCGCCGTCTCCTTCTTCGCCCTGGCGACGTATGTGAGCGTCGATGCCATACGCGCCCTGGCCGTCACCGGAGAAGCAGAACGCTCGATCCCCGGCATCGTCATCGCCGCCCTGTCGCTAGCCGTGATGCCGATCCTGTCGGCTGCCCAGCGCCGGGCCGGCCGTGAACTTGGCTCTGCCTCCGCAGTCGCTGACTCCAAGCAGACTCTGCTGTGCACCTACCTATCAGCGGTCCTGCTGGTCGGCCTGGTCGTCAACGCCGCGCTCGGCTGGTCGTGGGCCGACCCGATCGCAGCTCTGGTCATCGCCGCCATCGCGGTCAAGGAAGGCCGCGACGCCTGGCAGGGAAAGGGCTGCTGCGCGACCCCGGCCGCAGGCGTTCCCGCCCAGCGCACGGAGCAGGAGCACGACACCTGCGGCTGCCCATCTGGATGCGACTGCTGCGGCTGACGAATCCCGACGTTCCGCAGCTCGTTGATGGCGCTCTTCTGGCTACCAAGAAGCGGCGCGGCGCGCCTGGACCTGCCGCTTCCTGCCAATCGGGAGGCCGAGATCACCCTGCACACGTCGCTCTACAACGAATGGCGTCAGGGTTGCCCTTCAGACCGATGTACCGCGGCCCCGAACCATGAGTATGAACAGCCAGTGGTTTCCCTGGCTCGGTGTGCTCGGGGTGACTCAGGACCTTGCTGACGATCAGGCTCGGCCGAATATGAGTACGTCAGGACGAGCAAGCTGAGTACATCGTTCGATTCGCGCCCGCGCCGCTGCTGATCGAATGAGCACCATGATTCCTGAGGCACCGCGGAAGATCCGCTTGCAGCACGTCACCACCACCGGCTGGGCCTTGGCCTCGGCCCTGCTCCCGCTGGTGGCCGGCGTACTGCTGGCCAAGACGATGGCCGCGGATCCGCTCACGCCGGTCAATGCGATGATCACGCAGCGCGGGCAGCGTGTACGCATCTCACCGTCGCAGTGGCGCAGTTGCGGCCAGGATGCGCTGCGCAGGGGAAAGGCCGCTGCTGCGCAGGTCGGCAATGCGCCCGGCGGCCGGCATGCCGAGTCCCATACCTGGCGATGCCGGATGTCTCGTACGAGGTCCGTCCCAAGAACGGCACTGGGCTGCTTTTGTGGTTGCACTGCCGGGAGGCCCCCGGGACCGCCGATACGTTGATCAGGCATGCCGTTTCAGCGCTCGCGCGGCCTGCTCAGCGTTCCACTTTGCCCGGCTCTGTCCCAGGGGCTGGAAGCCCTGCCGGACCGTCACCTCCTCGCCACCGCAAGGGCGTTGGAGGCGCGCAGGATTCTCGGGAGAGCGGCTGCAGAGGTATGTACGGGCCGATCTGCCCGCACACGGCCTGTTCGCCTACATCGCCGGGTTGGCGGACGAGCGGGACGAGCTGGGTCGCCGTTTGGTAGTCCGCAACGGTTATCACCAGCCGCGACACGGCCTGCCATCGGCGATTTCGTGCCCGCGCTGGAGCAGTTCCTCGGCAACTCGGCTCCGACTACGTCTACGTATGAGCCGACGGCGTCGACTGTCCTCCTCAGGGAGGGGCTGGAGATCTGTAGCGCCGGGTTGTCGACCGGCCACGTCGGCCGCGGCGCGAGCTCTTGCTGCCGGAGTTTGCTCGCGGGGGGCTGCCGGTGCCGGTCGCGCTGTGCTGCGGCAGTGCGTCGGGAGCGCGGGCAAGTTCTTCCCATGTTCGGCACGGCTGCCGCGTGGCTCGACGACGCCGGGGATGTGCCGCTAGTCGTCTCGGTGAACGGCTGGGAGGCACCGGTGCGGTGGATCCAGCCCATTTCCGGCTACCCCTCAGGCAGGCGTACCCAGAGGCCGGTCGGCTCGTAGGGGACCCGTCGGCGGCCCAGGACGTTCACCTCGAGCGCCCGTCGCCGGGCGTCGGTGGTTGGTGTCGGTGTCGGTGGGCTTCCTGGAGGGAGGCAGTCGCGGTGCCGGTGCCTCGGCTGCGGCCCGGGGACGGTGACGGGACGTGAGTGGTGGGTGGCCGGCTGTGGGGTCGGGGTTGGTTTTGATCAAGCAGTTGTGTGGGTCAGTGGATAGAATTTGGGTGTGGGTGAGTGGCCTGTCGGTTCGGCTGCGCCGGGGTGTGTCTTCGGGGCCGGTTCGGGTTGCGTCGCGATGGGTTCGAGTGGACACCGCGGGGTGGGTGTGTGGGGTGTCGGGCCGGGGAGGGTCGTCTGCTTCGGTGGCCCGGTTGGTGGGCCGTGTGTCTGTCGCGTGGCTGTCGCACGGATGGGTGATGGTGGCGTGTGATGGGTACGGCGTCGGATGGGATGGATCTGTATTCGGGTCGGGCTTCAGGTCTGATCGGGGCGCAGATTGCGGGTTACCGGGTGGAGCGTGAGATCGGTCGCGGGGGTATGGCCGTTGTGTACTGTGCAAGGGATTTGCGTCTGGACCGTACGGTTGCGCTGAAGCTGCTTGCCCCGGAGCTGGCCCGCAATGACACCTTCCGTCGCCGTTTCACACACGAGTCGCGTGTGGCTGCTGCGATCGACCATCCTCATATTGTGCCGATCTTTGAGGCCGGTGAGATGGATGGTGTCTTGTATATCGCCATGCGTTATGTCTCGGGGCTGGATCTGCGGGCTTTGCTCGACCGGGACGGTCCGTTGCCGGTTGCGACTGCGCTGCGTATCGCCGCTCAGGTGGCGTCGGCACTTGATGCGGCCCATGAACATGACTTGGTGCACCGGGATGTCAAGCCCGGCAATATTCTGGTTGCCCGGGGCACTGACAGTGATCACCCTGAGCATGTCTATCTCACGGATTTCGGGCTGACTAAGAAGTCGCTGTCGCTGACCGGGTTCACTGAGGTGGGCGAGTTCGTCGGCACGCTCGACTATGTGGCACCGGAGCAGATTTCGGGCCGCCCAGTGGATGGCAGGTGCGATCTGTACAGCCTTGCCTGCGTCGTCTACGAAACCCTCGCGGGTGGGCCGCCTTTCGAGCGGGATGAGGACATGGCGCTGCTGTGGGCGCATCAGTACGATCAGCCGCCTGCCCTGAGCGAGAGACGGCCGGGGCTCGCGGCGGCGGCGGACGGCGTTCTGGCAAAGGCCCTGGCGAAGGTTCCCGCGGACCGTTACGGCTCCTGCCTGGAGTTCGTGGCGGCTCTGCGTGCCACTGCGAGCGGTGTCGGCAAGGGTTCGCATCCGGCGACACAGGTGGACCCCGGGGTTGTGGCAGCCGCGCGGCACCCCGGGCCGGCCCCGGATCCGCCTGTCTGGGCCCGGCCGGTCTTTGGCCGTCCGCCCGGTTAGATGCTCGGCTTCGAGACCGCTCGCCGACTCATTGCCGCGGGCCACACCGTCTACGTCGGAAGCCGGGACGCCGAACGCGGCCGCCGGGCCGCCGTGCGGCTGGGCGCGCGGGCAGTCCAGCTCGATGTCACCGACGATGTTTCGGCGGAGGCCGCGGCGAAGGCCATCGAGGCCGGGGGAGGGCTGGACGTACTGATCAATAACGCGGGCGTCGAGGGACGGGACGCCGACAACAACTTGATGGGCGCCGCGGAAGTGATCGCCGACACGATGCGGCACACGTTCGAGACGAACGTCTTCGGCACGGTGCGCGTCACTCGCGCGTTTCTCCCGATGCTTTAGCGCTCCGCCGCCCCGGTTGTGGTCAATCTCAGCAGCGGCCTTGCCTCGCTGACCCGGGTCAGCGACGCGGACACCCCGACGTACGCCTACCCGGGTGTCGCCTACCCGGCGTCGAAGACCGCGGTCAACATGATCATCGTGCAGTACGCGAAGGCGTTCCCGAACATGCGGATCAACGCGGTGGAACCCGGCTTCACCAAGACCGACCTCAACGGCAACACCGGCGTCCAGACCGTCGAGCAGGGCGTCGAGATCATCGCGCCCATGGCGCAGGTGGGCCCCGATGGCCCCACCGGAGGCTACTTCGACACCGAAGGCGCCCTTTCCTGGTAATCCGAACGGGCGCCATCAGATGCAAGGGTCCACGCCCACCCCGCCGGCATCGACGGGCTGGGCGTAGAACCCTCGACCCGCCAAAGAATCAGGAGCATTGACATGGCAGTGCAGTCACTTCCCGGCGGAACGTTCACCATGGCTGAGGACCTGACGGTCTCCCGCATGGGATACGGCGCGATGCAGCTGGCCGGCCCGCGCGTGTTCGGGCCGCCGGCCGACCGCGACGCCGCCCTGGCCGTCCTGCGCGGGGCGATCGAGCGGGGGATCACGCACATCGACACCGCCGACTTCTACGGCCCGCACATCACCAATCAGATCATCAAGGAAGCCCTGCACCCTTACGCGGGCGACCTGCGCATCGTGACCAAGGTCGGAGCCCTGCGGGACGCTGAGGGAGGCTGGCCCAAGGCGCTGTCCCGCGAGGAGCTGCGCCAGGCCGTCCACGCCAACCTTGAGAACCTCGGCCTCGACGCACTCGACGTCGTCAACCTCCGGATCGGTGGGTTCGACACCCCCGAGCCGGGTTCGATCGCCGAACCGTTCACCGCGCTCGCGGAGATGCGGCAGGAGGGCCTGATCAAGCATCTCGGTGTCAGCACTGTCTCCGCCGAGCAGATCAAGGAGGCTCAGTCCATCGCGCCGATCGTGTGCGTGCAGAACTTTTACAACCTCGCGCACCGCGCCGACGACGAGCTGATCGACTCCCTGGCCGAGCAGGGCATCGCCTACGTGCCCTACTTCCCGCTCGGCGGCTTCTCCCCGCTGCAGTCGGACACTCTGCACTCGGTCGCCACCCGTATGGAGACCACTCCGACCGCCGTCGCCCTGGCATGGCTGCTGCAGCGTTCCCCGAACATCCTGCTGATCCCCGGCACCTCCTCGGTGGCACACCTGCGCGACAACATTGCCGCTGCTGCGCTGCCCCTTCCCCAGAAGGAGCTGGCCGAGCTGAACGGGATCACCTCGTGAGCGCCGGAACCACCTTGCCCACCGTCGGGTTCATCGGACTGGGCGACCGGGGGCTGCCGATGGCGACCGCCATCGCCGAGCGCCGATGTAGCGGACGAGTGCGAGCAGCCTCCGCGGCCAACCGTAGACGCAGGCTCACCCGCGCAACGCGGCCTTGCCGCGCCTCGTATGCTCGCCCTCCGGCCCCGCATCGGCGCCGGGCCAGGGGAAGGGGGTGGGGTGATGTGGGACGGGGCCGAGTTGTGGCTGCGTAAGGCCTGTGGGTTTCTGCTGACGGGTGTGCTCATGAACGGGTGTGCTCATGACGGGATACGCGTTCGCTCGTGAGCGGTGGTGGCTGCCATGGCGCGTGATGGCCATCCTCGCCGGCATCGGGGCAGTAGTGGGGTGCGGGGTCGAGACGTGGAAGCTGATCCGCAGTCGGGAATCGGCCAAGACGGCATTGGACCGCCTGGAGGCAGCCGAGCGTGGGGAAAGCGTGTCGTGAAGGCCTGTCAGTTTTGGACTGCTGTCGGCCCCCTGGGCCCCTCGACTGTTGCCAGTGCAACCGCAGGTGGGAGGCGCGAACGGTCGGCAATGACCTTATGTGCTCGGCTGTGGCCCGGTCTATGCGCGCAGGTATCACTTAGGATCGGTCGCTTATGCGGTGGCGTCCCTGAGCGACAGCGCCTTCTCGAGCAGCGGGGACCGCACTGTCGATGCATGGGGGAGGCAAGTCGTGGACGCGGTACGCAGGGTTGTCACACGGGATGATCTGGAAGGCGTCGCGCGTGCAGCTCTGGGCACCGAACATCGCCTCGTGGGCGTATCGCGACTCCGGGGTGGAAGTAAGAAGGGCGTGTACCGCCTCACTTTGGACGATGAATCCACCGCGATCGTCTACATCTGGGACGACGCCGAGAACTATTGGCCCACCATGCAGGCCGACGACGCCGACAACCACGCGGATCCGTTCTCGCCCGCCTCTGGCATCGAACTCTTCGAGGCCGCCCACCGGCATCTGGACACCCTCGGAATCCGCACGCCCCGGATCCGGCTGACAGACCGAAGCAAGAGCCACTACCCGGCGGACGTCGCCGTGGTCGAGGACGTGCCCGGCGACAACTTGGAAGCACTGCTCCGCCAGGAGCCGCGCAGCGTGGGACCGACCATGGCGCGACTCGCCGAGGCACTCGGTGCGATGCAGCGGCACCAGGGTCCACGCTTCGGCAAAGTCGCCCTGATCGACAAGGATGGCGCCTCTGAGGGCAGCTCATGTGAGCAGGTCGTCCTGGACCGCGCGCTCGACGACCTCACCGAAGCAGCGTCTCGCGACACGGGGATCACGCGTTCCCGCGACCAGCTGGAGACTGTAGTTCGCAAACTGGCTGCGGCTGTGCGCCCACGCTCGCAGTACGGGCTCATCCACGGCGAGCTCGGGCCGGATCACGTGCTGGTCGACCGGCGTGGGCAGCCGGTCCTCATCGACATCGAGGGACTGATGTTCTTCGATGTCGAGTGGGAGCACGCGTTCCTGCGACTGCGCTTCGGCGAGCACTACCGGTGGCTGGACCACAGTGACCTCGATGAACAGCGTCTGACGTTCTACACGCTGGCGATGCGCCTGTCTCTCGTCGCCGGACCACTGCGGCTCCTCGACGGCGACTTCCCCGACCGCGACTTCATGAGGGGAATCGTCGAGCACAACATCCAGGAGGCGCTCGCCTTCCTGCCCATGGGCGAACGCTAAACCCCGTGCAATAGATCATCCAGTGCGGTTCCTCCCCCTCGGGTCCGACACGCAGTTGGAGCGCGCGTAGTACCGGCCGCATCCGGCGCCGGCACGAAGGCGGGCCTGGTACCACCGGGAAGGACGGCGGCGCGGCACGGTAGCCCACCTCGCCCCGGCTTCAACCGCGCCGGCGGCGCTCATGAACCGGCGCGGGCCTGCACGCGGCTCACGACGCGCGCCAGCCGCTCCAGCGCAGGACCGAGACTTCGACCACCGGTCCGCCGGGTGGCCGGTCGGCATACTGCTGGTATTTCGCCGTGAGCAGCCGGATGCAGCGGGCGGCCTCGGGGGACTGGTCCGGTGACGGGAGTACTCGGGCTTCGCCTTCGGCCCGGGCCCACCACAGGCGGTCCCAGTCCTCCTCGTAGTGGTCGGTGAGCAGGCAGACTGACGGGTTGGCGGCGATGTTGGCGAGGCGTTTGAGTCGCGTCGTCCGCTTCGGTTTGTGGTCCACGGCCAGCATTACCGTGTCGCCGTCCAGGGCGAACACCACCGGCACCAGGTGCGGGCGGGCCGTCGTGTCCGCCGTGGCGAGGCGGGCGATGCGCGCCGCGGCGAACCGCTCCCGTGCCTCAGCGCTCGTCAGAGCGGGCATCGCACTCCTTTCGGCAGTCACTGCGGTTATGGCCGTTACGGATTTTTCGGATCGGTCCCACATTCCGGGGCGCAGCGGTCTCCGGCGTCTCAGCGGTACCGGGCAGCGACTTGGGCCAGCCGGTCCAGGTACTCCAGCGACTCCCGTTCGGGGATCCTCGGGACGTAGAACAGCAGCCGCTCAACCCTCAGTCGGCTGTAGCCCTCGATCTGCTCGGGATCGTCGGGAACCGCGTACACCGTCACCGGCACCTCTCGATCGGCAAGGGCGCGCAGCCGCTCGATCTTCGGACCGAGCTCCTGCGGCGGCAGGCTGTTGGCCAGCCACGCGTCTCCGAGCTGCGCCACCCGGTGGAACGCGCCCTCGCCGCCGCCGACGTAGATCGGCGGATGGGGCGCTGCACGGGCTTGGGCCAGGCGTAGACCGGATCGAAGTTCACGAACTCGCCGTGGAACTCGGCCTTTTCCGCGGTCCACAGCTCTCTGATGGCGCGCAGCCGCTCGTCGGTGAGCCGGCCGCGGGTGGAGGGGTCGGTGCCGTGGTTCCTCATCTCCTCACGGTTCCAGCCGACACCGACGCCGAAGATCACGCGGCCGCCCGAGATCAGATCGAGGGAGGCCACCTCCTTCGCCGTCATGATCGGGTCGCGCTGCGGGATGAGCGCGATGCCGGTGCCCAGCAGCATCCGCTCGGTCACCACACCGATCGCGGTGAGGGCGACGAAGGGGGCAAGGGTGCGGTAGTACATCTCCGGCAGCTCACCACCGCCCGGGT
It includes:
- a CDS encoding phosphotransferase family protein, whose product is MDAVRRVVTRDDLEGVARAALGTEHRLVGVSRLRGGSKKGVYRLTLDDESTAIVYIWDDAENYWPTMQADDADNHADPFSPASGIELFEAAHRHLDTLGIRTPRIRLTDRSKSHYPADVAVVEDVPGDNLEALLRQEPRSVGPTMARLAEALGAMQRHQGPRFGKVALIDKDGASEGSSCEQVVLDRALDDLTEAASRDTGITRSRDQLETVVRKLAAAVRPRSQYGLIHGELGPDHVLVDRRGQPVLIDIEGLMFFDVEWEHAFLRLRFGEHYRWLDHSDLDEQRLTFYTLAMRLSLVAGPLRLLDGDFPDRDFMRGIVEHNIQEALAFLPMGER
- a CDS encoding TIGR03668 family PPOX class F420-dependent oxidoreductase, which gives rise to MPALTSAEARERFAAARIARLATADTTARPHLVPVVFALDGDTVMLAVDHKPKRTTRLKRLANIAANPSVCLLTDHYEEDWDRLWWARAEGEARVLPSPDQSPEAARCIRLLTAKYQQYADRPPGGPVVEVSVLRWSGWRAS